The following coding sequences lie in one Lolium perenne isolate Kyuss_39 chromosome 2, Kyuss_2.0, whole genome shotgun sequence genomic window:
- the LOC127335402 gene encoding endoglucanase 12, which yields MHSQNHWGGSFEIADGAEDDHSRNMDIDRGALQHQQHHQLDETQQSWLLGPPEAKKKDKYLDLGCVVVKRKLLWWMLWAVLGAFVLIGVPIIIAKSIPKKKPHAPPPDKYTEAVHKALLFFNAQKSGKLPKNNGIPWRGNSGMNDGSTLADVKGGLVGGYYDAGDNIKFHFPLAFSMTMLSWSVVEYSERYKAMGEYDHVRELIKWGTDYLLLTFNSSSNTINHVYSQVGTAKINGSTPDDHYCWNRPEDMSYPRPVQSASSAPDLGGEIAAALASASIVFRDNAAYSKKLVHGAATIYKFARDSGKRTPYSRGNDNIQYYYNSTSYWDEYLWSASWMYYATGNTSYISFATDPRLPKNAKAYMGILDFSVFSWDNKLPGATLLLSRLRMFLNPGYPYEESLMGYHNVTSMNMCMYFPKFAAFNFTKGGLAQFNHGQGQALQYAAANSFLAALYADYMEAVNVPGWYCGPNFMTVDDLRSFAKSQLNYILGDNPMKMSYVVGYGKKYPKRLHHRGASTPKNGIKYSCTGGNKWRDAKGSDPHVLTGAMVGGPDKNDKFKDARISYAQNEPTLVGNAGLVAALVAITQSGRGTGVGAVDKNTMFSAVPPMFPTAPPPPASWKP from the exons ATGCACTCCCAGAACCACTGGGGCGGGTCGTTCGAGATCGCCGACGGGGCGGAGGACGATCACAGCCGCAACATGGACATCGACCGCGGCGCGCTGCAGCACCAGCAGCACCACCAGCTGGACGAGACGCAGCAGAGCTGGCTGCTCGGCCCGCCGGAGGCCAAGAAGAAGGACAAGTACCTCGACCTCGGCTGCGTCGTCGTCAAGCGAAAGCTGCTCTGGTGGATGCTCTGGGCCGTCCTCGGCGCATTCGTCCTCATCGGCGTACCCATCATCATCGCCAAGTCCATACCCAAGAAGAAGCCGCACGCGCCGCCGCCCGACAAGTACACCGAGGCGGTCCACAAGGCGCTCCTCTTCTTCAACGCCCAGAAAT CCGGCAAGCTCCCGAAGAACAACGGCATCCCGTGGCGCGGGAACTCCGGCATGAACGACGGCTCCACCCTGGCGGACGTGAAGGGCGGGCTGGTCGGCGGCTACTACGACGCCGGCGACAACATCAAGTTCCACTTCCCGCTGGCCTTCTCCATGACCATGCTGAGCTGGTCGGTGGTGGAGTACAGCGAGAGGTACAAGGCCATGGGGGAGTATGACCACGTGAGGGAGCTCATCAAGTGGGGAACCGACTATCTGCTCCTCACCTTCAACTCCTCCAGCAACACCATCAACCACGTCTACAGTCAG GTTGGTACGGCGAAGATCAACGGCAGCACGCCGGACGACCACTACTGCTGGAACCGACCGGAGGACATGTCGTACCCTCGCCCCGTCCAATCCGCCAGCTCGGCCCCCGACCTGGGCGGCGAGATCGCCGCCGCACTCGCCTCCGCCTCCATCGTGTTCCGCGACAACGCGGCCTACTCCAAGAAGCTCGTccacggcgccgccaccatctacAAGTTCGCGCGCGACTCCGGCAAGCGCACCCCGTACTCCCGGGGCAACGACAACATCCAGTACTACTACAACTCTACGAGCTACTGGGACGAGTACCTGTGGAGCGCGTCCTGGATGTACTACGCCACGGGGAACACCAGCTACATCAGCTTCGCCACCGACCCTCGCCTCCCCAAGAACGCCAAGGCCTACATGGGCATCCTCGACTTCTCCGTCTTCAGCTGGGACAACAAGCTCCCCGGCGCAACGCTTCTGCTCTCCAGGCTGCGCATGTTCCTCAACCCTGGATACCCCTACGAGGAGTCGCTCATGGGGTACCACAACGTCACCAGCATGAACATGTGCATGTACTTCCCCAAGTTCGCCGCCTTCAACTTCACCAAGGGCGGCCTCGCGCAGTTCAACCACGGCCAGGGGCAGGCGCTGCAGTACGCCGCCGCCAACTCCTTCCTCGCCGCGCTCTACGCCGACTACATGGAGGCTGTCAACGTCCCCGGATGGTACTGCGGCCCCAACTTCATGACCGTCGACGACCTCCGCTCCTTTGCAAAATCTCAG CTCAACTACATTCTTGGGGATAATCCGATGAAGATGAGCTACGTGGTCGGGTACGGCAAGAAGTACCCGAAGAGGCTGCACCACCGCGGGGCGTCGACGCCCAAGAACGGCATCAAGTACTCCTGCACCGGCGGGAACAAGTGGCGCGACGCCAAGGGCAGCGACCCGCACGTGCTCACGGGCGCCATGGTCGGCGGGCCGGACAAGAACGACAAGTTCAAGGACGCCAGGATCAGCTACGCGCAGAACGAGCCCACGCTCGTGGGCAACGCCGGCCTCGTGGCCGCGCTGGTGGCAATCACGCAGAGCGGCCGGGGCACGGGCGTCGGCGCCGTCGACAAGAACACCATGTTCTCCGCCGTGCCGCCCATGTTCCCAactgccccgccgccgccggcctcgtggaagccgTGA